The proteins below are encoded in one region of Elgaria multicarinata webbii isolate HBS135686 ecotype San Diego chromosome 8, rElgMul1.1.pri, whole genome shotgun sequence:
- the LOC134403191 gene encoding pulmonary surfactant-associated protein D-like: protein MTKSYIEILLVLLILLPLALGVSLQRITSSDTKHVLQGWVPNACTLVICASAETGPTEDKGEQGIPAAQELWGPAGTPGPQGDKELELLKTQIRDLQTQLDTFKDTTNKIQRVLLNPNGGVVGGKIFKTDGSTGDYDTAKASCSHMGGAVAVPRDAAENSALQQMVSWHNKRVVLGIHDMGTEGRFEYLDGQVIGYSNWAPGEPNNVGNEDCVEMHPDGTWHDRSCAIPWLIVCEF, encoded by the exons ATGACCAA GTCATACATAGAAATACTGCTGGTACTTCTTATACTTCTGCCATTGGCCCTGGGTGTATCTCTGCAGAGAATCACCAGCTCAGATACAAAACATGTTCTCCAAGGATGGGTTCCGAATGCATGTACACTGGTGATATGTGCCTCTGCTGAGACAGGCCCAACAGAAGACAAGGGAGAACAAG GAATACCAGCAGCTCAAGAACTATGGGGTCCAGCAGGAACTCCTGGACCACAAGGAGATAAAG AACTTGAACTTCTTAAAACACAAATCAGGGATTTGCAAACCCAACTGGACACTTTCAAAGATACCACCAACAAAATCCAAAGAG TTCTCCTTAACCCCAATGGTGGGGTTGTTGGTGGGAAAATATTCAAAACGGACGGCTCCACCGGTGATTACGACACTGCAAAGGCCAGCTGCTCACACATGGGTGGTGCGGTGGCCGTGCCAAGAGATGCTGCAGAGAACAGTGCCCTCCAGCAAATGGTGTCCTGGCATAACAAAAGAGTCGTTCTTGGCATCCACGACATGGGGACGGAAGGCAGGTTTGAGTACCTGGATGGCCAAGTCATCGGGTACTCAAACTGGGCCCCAGGAGAACCAAACAACGTTGGCAATGAAGACTGTGTAGAAATGCATCCAGACGGCACGTGGCACGACAGGAGTTGCGCCATTCCGTGGTTGATCGTTTGCGAATTTTAA